In Streptomyces sp. NBC_01381, a genomic segment contains:
- a CDS encoding amidohydrolase family protein — protein sequence MLDHLIKGATVVDGTGAPARVADVGIRGGRIAVIAEPGTVTESAATSEDAQGRVLAPGFVDPHTHYDAQLFWDPYATPSLNHGVTTVAGGNCGFTLAPLNPARPEDADYTRRMMSKVEGMSLVALEEGAPWSWSSFGEYLDALEGRVAVNAGFMVGHCALRRYVMGADAVGGQPTPAQLEEMLSLFHDAMDAGAWGLSTTQSSTHSDGDGQPVASRHAKPDELLALSRAVAEHEGTQLEAIVAGCLDQFSDDEIDLFVDMSAAAGRPLNWNVLTIDSAVPERVPRQLIPSERARKAGGRIVALTMPILTPMNMSLGTFCALNLIPGWGDVLGLPVPERIAKLRDPDVRAEMLRRADSKEAGVFRRLAHFDRYVIGDTYSKENEGLTGRVVRDIAAERGQEPFECLVEICANDDLRTVLWPMPSDNDPESWTLRQEAWQHEDVMLGGSDAGAHLDRMCGAPYTTRFIGDCLRGRKLVGLEEAVKMLTDDPARLFGLRDRGRIQEGFHADLVLFDPERIDAGKATLVHDLPGDSPRLDSKAIGINAVWVNGVETIREDQVTGATPGTVLRSGRDTRTVSTN from the coding sequence ACCCGGCACCGTCACCGAGTCGGCCGCGACCAGCGAAGACGCCCAAGGGCGCGTCCTCGCCCCCGGGTTCGTCGATCCGCATACGCACTACGACGCCCAGCTGTTCTGGGATCCGTACGCCACGCCCTCCCTCAACCACGGCGTCACCACCGTCGCCGGCGGCAACTGCGGCTTCACTCTTGCCCCGTTGAACCCGGCACGCCCCGAAGACGCCGACTACACACGGCGGATGATGTCCAAGGTCGAGGGCATGTCGCTCGTCGCGCTCGAAGAGGGCGCGCCCTGGTCGTGGAGCTCGTTCGGGGAGTATCTCGACGCCCTGGAGGGGCGCGTCGCCGTCAACGCGGGCTTCATGGTGGGGCACTGCGCACTGCGCCGGTACGTCATGGGCGCGGACGCGGTCGGCGGTCAGCCGACCCCCGCGCAGTTGGAGGAGATGCTGAGCCTGTTCCACGACGCCATGGACGCCGGCGCCTGGGGGCTCTCCACCACCCAGTCCTCCACCCACTCCGACGGCGACGGGCAGCCAGTCGCATCCCGGCACGCGAAGCCCGATGAGCTGCTCGCGCTCAGCCGGGCCGTCGCCGAGCACGAGGGAACGCAGCTCGAAGCCATCGTCGCGGGGTGCCTGGACCAGTTCAGCGACGACGAGATCGACCTCTTCGTCGACATGAGCGCGGCCGCCGGGCGGCCGCTCAACTGGAACGTCCTCACCATCGACTCCGCCGTGCCCGAGCGCGTGCCGCGCCAGCTGATCCCCAGCGAGCGCGCCCGCAAGGCGGGCGGCCGCATCGTCGCCCTCACCATGCCGATCCTCACCCCCATGAACATGTCCCTCGGTACCTTCTGCGCCCTGAATCTGATCCCCGGATGGGGAGACGTCCTAGGCCTGCCCGTTCCCGAGCGCATCGCCAAGCTGCGTGACCCGGACGTCAGGGCCGAGATGCTGCGGCGCGCCGACAGCAAGGAGGCGGGGGTCTTCCGGCGGCTCGCGCACTTCGACCGGTACGTCATCGGGGACACGTACTCGAAGGAGAACGAAGGGCTGACGGGGCGGGTCGTCCGGGACATCGCCGCCGAGCGCGGCCAGGAGCCCTTCGAGTGCCTCGTCGAGATCTGCGCCAACGACGATCTGCGTACGGTCCTGTGGCCCATGCCCTCCGACAACGACCCCGAATCGTGGACCCTGCGCCAGGAGGCCTGGCAGCACGAGGACGTCATGCTGGGCGGCTCCGACGCGGGCGCGCACCTGGACCGGATGTGCGGCGCCCCGTACACGACGCGGTTCATCGGGGACTGTCTGCGGGGCCGCAAGCTGGTCGGTCTTGAGGAGGCGGTGAAGATGCTCACCGACGATCCCGCCCGGCTCTTCGGGCTGCGGGACCGCGGGCGCATCCAGGAGGGCTTCCACGCCGACCTCGTCCTCTTCGACCCCGAGCGCATCGACGCGGGCAAGGCGACCCTGGTGCACGATCTGCCGGGGGACAGTCCGCGCCTCGACTCGAAGGCGATCGGCATCAACGCGGTGTGGGTCAACGGAGTCGAGACCATCCGTGAGGACCAGGTGACGGGCGCGACCCCCGGCACGGTGCTCCGGTCGGGCCGGGACACCAGGACGGTGAGCACCAATTGA